One stretch of Cygnus olor isolate bCygOlo1 chromosome 1, bCygOlo1.pri.v2, whole genome shotgun sequence DNA includes these proteins:
- the CCDC59 gene encoding thyroid transcription factor 1-associated protein 26 has protein sequence MAAERSGGGRGRGAGARRKRLWRPASLRGVLGSLQEGQGFAFRRKQKIERKYRKLLKKERKIHSPQDNQFVDAYPEHLKHLYLAEEERLKKQYKTPDDSVLSEEKLNKAVESVMTEEKFKKKTSNQKAKEEYEKIKAERAKKKEEAEKRRQQREEAQRLYKQKKMEVYKILSKKTKKGQPNLNLQMEFLLQKIQQNT, from the exons ATGGCGGCGGAGCGCAGCGGGGGTGGCCgtgggcgcggggccggggcccgccGAAAGCGGCTGTGGAGGCCCGCCTCGCTGCGCGGcgtgctgggcagcctgcaggaGG GACAAGGATTTGCATTTcggagaaaacaaaagattgaaagaaaatacaggaaattattGAAAAAGGAACGAAAGATCCATTCACCACAAGATAATCAATTTGTTGATGCTTATCCAGAGCACTTGAAACATCTTTACCTAGCTGAGGAAGAGAGGCTTAAGAAACAGTACAAGACACCAGATGATTCAgttttatcagaagaaaaacttaataAAGCAGTAGA ATCAGTTATGACTGAAgagaagtttaagaaaaaaacatcaaatcaGAAGGCAAAAGAAGAGTATGAGAAAATAAAGGCTGAGCGTGCTAAGAAGAAAGAG gaagcagaaaaaagaagacaacAAAGAGAAGAAGCTCAACGGTTgtacaagcaaaagaaaatggaagtttataaaatattgagTAAGAAGACCAAGAAAGGACAGCCAAATCTAAACTTACAAATGGagtttcttcttcagaaaatacaacaaaatacaTAA